CCTTTAGCTCCTCCGCTTCTCCAAGCCCTCCACCAAGCCCTCTATAACCGATAACGCATATCTTATATCATCGCTTGAGATGCCTCTATGGGTCACCATTCTAACCAGGGTTTTCCCGAACTCAACTGCCTTTACACCCCTTCTATGAAGCATCTCCACGAACTTGGACGAGGTTAACCCGAGCCCCTCTACACTGAATACGACGATGTTCGTCTGAACAGTCCTCAGATCTATCATTATCCCCTTGATCCTAGATAATCCCTCAGCTAGAAGCCTAGCGTTCCTGTGATCCTCCTCTAACCGGTCGACCATCTTCTCGAGGGCTATTATCCCCGGGGCGGCTATTATCCCGGCCTGTCTCATACCTCCACCCAGCATCTTCCTGAACCTCCTGGCCTTATTGATGAATTCCTCATCCCCGGCCACCAGCGATCCCACGGGGGCGCTTAAACCCTTAGAAAGGCAGAACATAACCGAATCCACATGCCTGGTGAAATCTTTCACATCCCTCTTTAAGGCCACGGCCGCGTTGAATATCCTTGCCCCATCCAGATGGATCGCCAAGCCGTGATTCCTTGCAACCTCCTCCAGCGAAGCCATCTCCCTCGGGGTTACGATCGTACCTCCAGCCCTATTATGGGTGTTCTCTATGCAGAGGAGCGTCGTCCTAGGCTGATGTATATCCTCAGACCTTATAGCTGCCTCCACATCCTCAGGGCTCAGGACGCCCATAACCCCTTTTATGGGCCGCGGGATCAATCCACCTATAGCGGAGAGACCGCCGACCTCGTAATAGTAGATGTGGGACTCAGCCTCCAATATGACCTCGTCCCCCTTGCTGGTATGGCTTAGAAGGGATACGAGGTTCCCCTGGGTTCCACTCGTCACAAGAAGGGCGGCTTCCTTACCCATCTTATCGGCGGCGAGGCTTTCCAAAGCATTGACCGTTGGATCCTCGCCGTAAACATCGTCGCCGAGCTCGGCTTTTTTAATGGCTTCCAGCATCTCCTCCGTAGGCAGGGTGACCGTATCACTCCTCAAGTCCACTATGGGATGACAGGTCGACTGGGACAGCTTAAACCACCTAATGCATAGGATTCTTAATAAGCTCAATTAAAAGCTTTTCAAAACCCAGCCAGTAGACCTACCACACCATAACATTTTTAGGGCGGCTCCCAGAAATATCCCGAGGCATCGATCGGGCTTGACTGAAGATCCAGAGCTTGAAAAGTTGAGATTTAGGAAGCTGAAGAAGTTGATCGATCGCGGAAGAGGTGGAAACGCCGCCCCTCCAATAGATAAGCCTCTAATCCTCACAGACTCTAATTTCAATGAAGAGATAGCTAAACATCACCTCATCGTCGTGGATTTCTGGGCCTCATGGTGTGGACCATGCAGGATGATGGCACCCATAATAGAGAGCCTCGCAAAGGAATATGCTGGTAGAATAGTCTTCGGCAAATTAAACGTGGATGAAAACCCGGCAACCTCTAGGAAGTTTGGGATAATGAGCATACCCACCCTCATAATATTCCGGGACGGACAAATATCGGATAAAATTATAGGTGCGGTCCCTAAAACGGTATTAGAGGGGAGGATACTGAGATCCCTCGCCCAGTAACTTAATGCGACTCCGGGAAGGCATAGGGAAGATGTCCCACCTCACCTCTTCTTTATCCCGAAGAGACGGAATGGAAGCGTATAGAGGTTCACCGCTCCCGTAGCGTCCCTCTGGTCAAAGCCCTCTCTCTTAATGGATCTCAGCTCAGGCGCGAAGAGGGAATCGGAGGAATCCCTCTCAATTATGGTTATGCTCCCCTTGTGGAGGATGGCTCTCATCCTTCCATTCACATATTTTTGAGTTGAATCTATGAACGCCTCTACGTCCCTTCTCAGGGGATGCAGCCATAATCCATGATAAACCATATCCGCCCATAACATGTCGAGTTCGTGCTTCAGCCTAAGCTGCTCCTTCGTTAAAACGAGGTGCTCCAAGTCTCTGTGTAGGGACAGTAGGGTCGTAGCTGCAGGGGCCTCATAGATCTCCCTAGACTTCAATCCTATTATTCCATCCTCTATTATATCTATGCGGCCTATGCCATGTTTGCCTGCCGTTTTATTGAGCCAGATTATCTGCTCTACAGGGTCTGTTACGCCATTTACTGAGCATGGTACACCATTCTTAAACTCCACTAGTATCTCTTGGGGCTCCTCCGGTGCTTCCTTTATGGGGGATGCCCATAAATAATCTGTTTCGATCTGCGTGCTCAAATCTTCTATTTGGCCGCTGCCTATGGAGTGGGACCACATATTTATGTCTCCACCTATTACGCCTACTCTTTTACTTGGATCAATTTTATAGCGTTTAAGTATCTCCTCCTCCTGGGATCTCACGAGGTTGAGCTCCCTGACGGGCGCTATAACCTTCAGCTCCGGGGCGAGGTATCGGAACGTTACCTCCATCCTGAACTGATCGTTGCCCTTCCCCGTGCATCCATGGGCTACAGCCTCTGCTCCCTCCTCTCTGGCGACCTCAACG
This region of Candidatus Bathyarchaeota archaeon genomic DNA includes:
- a CDS encoding aminotransferase class I/II-fold pyridoxal phosphate-dependent enzyme; its protein translation is MLEAIKKAELGDDVYGEDPTVNALESLAADKMGKEAALLVTSGTQGNLVSLLSHTSKGDEVILEAESHIYYYEVGGLSAIGGLIPRPIKGVMGVLSPEDVEAAIRSEDIHQPRTTLLCIENTHNRAGGTIVTPREMASLEEVARNHGLAIHLDGARIFNAAVALKRDVKDFTRHVDSVMFCLSKGLSAPVGSLVAGDEEFINKARRFRKMLGGGMRQAGIIAAPGIIALEKMVDRLEEDHRNARLLAEGLSRIKGIMIDLRTVQTNIVVFSVEGLGLTSSKFVEMLHRRGVKAVEFGKTLVRMVTHRGISSDDIRYALSVIEGLVEGLEKRRS
- the trxA gene encoding thioredoxin, which translates into the protein MDKPLILTDSNFNEEIAKHHLIVVDFWASWCGPCRMMAPIIESLAKEYAGRIVFGKLNVDENPATSRKFGIMSIPTLIIFRDGQISDKIIGAVPKTVLEGRILRSLAQ
- a CDS encoding argininosuccinate synthase, with translation MSLRKVALAYSGGLDSTALIVLLKERYGFGEVIPVLVDVGQGDDDIRIARERADALGVELRFIDAKREFAENYIHRCIKANGSYHGYPVGTSMSRVLIASKVVEVAREEGAEAVAHGCTGKGNDQFRMEVTFRYLAPELKVIAPVRELNLVRSQEEEILKRYKIDPSKRVGVIGGDINMWSHSIGSGQIEDLSTQIETDYLWASPIKEAPEEPQEILVEFKNGVPCSVNGVTDPVEQIIWLNKTAGKHGIGRIDIIEDGIIGLKSREIYEAPAATTLLSLHRDLEHLVLTKEQLRLKHELDMLWADMVYHGLWLHPLRRDVEAFIDSTQKYVNGRMRAILHKGSITIIERDSSDSLFAPELRSIKREGFDQRDATGAVNLYTLPFRLFGIKKR